The following coding sequences are from one Streptomyces sp. NBC_00536 window:
- a CDS encoding GTP-binding protein yields the protein MDFASSSGGGGATRSTTSAKIVVAGGFGVGKTTFVGAVSEINPLRTEAVMTSASAGIDDLTHTGDKTTTTVAMDFGRITLDQDLILYLFGTPGQDRFWFMWDDLVRGAIGAIVLVDTRRLADCFPAVDYFENSGLPFVVALNGFEGHQPYTPEEVREALQIGPDAPIITTDARHRADAKSALITLVEHALMARLK from the coding sequence GTGGACTTCGCAAGCTCTAGCGGCGGTGGCGGAGCGACTCGCTCCACCACTTCCGCGAAGATCGTGGTGGCGGGTGGCTTCGGCGTGGGCAAGACCACGTTCGTGGGCGCCGTCTCCGAGATCAACCCGCTGCGCACCGAGGCCGTGATGACCAGCGCGAGCGCGGGGATCGACGACCTGACCCACACCGGGGACAAGACGACCACCACGGTCGCCATGGACTTCGGCCGCATCACCCTGGACCAGGACCTGATCCTGTACCTCTTCGGTACGCCGGGCCAGGACCGCTTCTGGTTCATGTGGGACGACCTCGTGCGCGGCGCCATCGGCGCGATCGTGCTCGTGGACACCCGCCGTCTCGCCGACTGCTTCCCGGCCGTCGACTACTTCGAGAACAGCGGGCTCCCCTTCGTCGTCGCGCTCAACGGCTTCGAGGGGCACCAGCCGTACACCCCCGAAGAGGTCCGCGAGGCCCTGCAGATCGGACCGGATGCCCCGATCATCACGACGGACGCCCGCCACCGCGCGGACGCCAAGAGTGCGCTGATCACGCTCGTCGAGCACGCGCTGATGGCGCGCCTCAAGTAA
- a CDS encoding DUF742 domain-containing protein produces the protein MTPPPAYSDHYGDPSYSEGDQPLVRPYAMTGGRTRPRYQLAIEALVSTTADPMHLSGLLPEHQRICTLCREVKSVAEVSALLSMPLGVARILVADLAEAGMVAIHQPGNGEAGGTPDVTLLERVLSGLRKL, from the coding sequence ATGACCCCGCCCCCCGCCTATTCCGATCACTACGGCGATCCGTCGTACTCGGAAGGCGACCAGCCGCTGGTCCGCCCCTACGCGATGACCGGTGGCCGGACCCGGCCCCGCTACCAGCTCGCCATAGAGGCGCTGGTCAGCACCACCGCCGATCCGATGCACCTGTCGGGCCTGCTTCCCGAGCACCAGCGCATCTGCACACTGTGCCGCGAGGTCAAGTCGGTCGCGGAAGTGTCCGCACTGCTGTCGATGCCGCTCGGTGTCGCCCGGATCCTCGTCGCCGACCTGGCGGAGGCCGGAATGGTGGCCATCCACCAGCCGGGCAATGGAGAGGCCGGCGGCACGCCGGATGTAACGCTGCTCGAAAGGGTGCTCAGTGGACTTCGCAAGCTCTAG
- a CDS encoding roadblock/LC7 domain-containing protein — translation MSQAAQNLNWLITNFVDNTPGVSHTVVVSADGLLLAMSEGFPRDRADQLAAVASGLTSLTAGASRIFEGGAVNQTVVEMDRGFLFLMSVSDGSSLAVLAHPECDIGLVGYEMALLVDRAGSVLTPDLRAELQGSLLI, via the coding sequence ATGAGCCAGGCGGCACAGAACCTGAACTGGTTGATCACGAACTTCGTGGACAACACCCCCGGGGTGTCCCACACCGTGGTGGTCTCCGCCGACGGCCTCCTTCTGGCCATGTCCGAGGGGTTCCCGCGGGACCGGGCCGACCAGCTCGCCGCGGTGGCCTCCGGGCTGACCTCGCTGACCGCCGGCGCCTCCCGCATCTTCGAGGGCGGCGCCGTCAACCAGACGGTGGTGGAGATGGACCGGGGATTCCTCTTCCTCATGTCCGTCTCCGACGGATCCTCGCTGGCCGTACTCGCGCACCCCGAGTGCGACATCGGCCTCGTGGGCTACGAAATGGCCCTCCTCGTGGACCGTGCGGGCAGCGTCCTCACCCCGGACCTGCGCGCGGAGCTGCAGGGCAGCCTCCTCATCTGA
- a CDS encoding nitrate- and nitrite sensing domain-containing protein produces MQGRFKRDGMGSPQARQGRGDAAAEQDPHSGTDRGSSPQHAQNHGPAAGGTGGPDTPPAGKAKGRGKSPKAKTKAKAKASGKTALDESAERDQAIPKAPSGPGSRLHLQNWRISTRLVSLLTLPVVAATTLGGFRINDSMNEIAQLDHMQLLTTMTRQATNLAAALQEERDKSAGPLSVAKAAAAANQGAPPAPANSLVEGVRDQTDAAATAFASATDKIDSAQDKDDTLKSIRNNVLQIGRQLAGIEDIRKKAYQNSAQQTVSEYNGLIVSLLSLSQDMAQATSSPEMIKRTRALAAFSSAKEYASIQRAVIAAALPETGDKPGKLSENDRLYALAAQRGESQAKKTFELVYQGKPEELLQSLGDGNSEIGTADHYARRVLTTEGQFGKEKNRSWMDWYDADDTKLAAMKVIELTLLDDMEQKARELKTQSQQDAIINGALILLVLGVSLVGAFVMARSMIRSLRRLQDTATRVAQERLPELVKQLSETDPQDVDTSVESVGVHSRDEIGQVAAAFDDVHREAVRLAAEQALLRGNVNAMFTNLSRRSQGLIQRQLSLISELESREADPDQLSSLFKLDHLATRMRRNGENLLVLAGEEPGRRWTRPVPLVDVLRAAASEVEQYERIELSSVPGTDVAGRVVNDLVHLLAELLENATSFSSPQTKVKVTGHALPDGRVLVEIHDTGIGLSPEDLAAINERLASPPTVDVSVSRRMGLFVVGRLSLRHGIRIQLRPSDSGGTTALVMLPVDVAQGGKKPAPMPGQGGPGIPGAAGQQGAVAGQGARPPVGAAPQRGQVTGGGQRAALPGRENSGQQRPQGQQGQQNQQGGRGQQQGGRGQAPQGQGAFGAGAPVAGRGAAGGPQARPGGAPNGATQSGTAAFPQSDPFGPGTTPGGPQGNHGFERPQSQAPGQPGQGQGAPVTPRVRPQLPPRGGAPRPELPGAGTAASAGLPPATSWGADPGRRGGQDVPRGHDEVQGPGSTAEFARPDFNAPMPRTGDASTTGQFARPEFPGPQDPASTGQYPVADLRGAQDPSGTGQFARPAFPAAQDPSSTGQFARPEFPGPQDPASTGQFARPDFPQSGTGQFERADIRGPQDPSATGQFARPDFAAPRTGGPGGPGVGGYGNQGAQQALPAQQAPQQYQPQQPQALPPAQQLGDGRTPLFDNLESNWFRQEGEQPPGQAPAVPQQPQQGLPTGPTPVPASPQRPQQPLPQRGQERAAEQPGQNPAPGSPTVSWRSSPNDELMRQAERVRQPAAGGITTSGLPRRVPRANLVAGTAQQQAEAQAGPQVSRAPDDVRGRLTNLRRGIQQGRQAGTTGPATGSYHIDPTYQQER; encoded by the coding sequence GTGCAGGGACGTTTCAAGAGGGATGGAATGGGGTCTCCCCAGGCCCGCCAGGGCCGTGGGGACGCTGCTGCGGAGCAGGACCCGCACAGCGGGACCGACCGTGGCTCCTCGCCCCAGCACGCCCAGAACCACGGGCCGGCTGCCGGTGGCACGGGTGGCCCCGACACGCCCCCCGCCGGTAAGGCGAAGGGCCGGGGCAAGAGCCCGAAGGCGAAGACGAAGGCCAAGGCCAAGGCGAGCGGCAAGACCGCCCTGGACGAGTCCGCCGAGCGGGACCAGGCGATACCGAAGGCCCCCAGCGGGCCCGGCTCCCGGCTCCACCTGCAGAACTGGCGCATCAGCACGCGACTGGTGTCGCTGCTGACCCTGCCCGTCGTCGCCGCCACCACGCTCGGTGGCTTCCGCATCAACGACTCGATGAACGAGATCGCGCAGCTGGACCACATGCAGCTGCTGACGACGATGACCCGGCAGGCCACCAACCTGGCCGCCGCGCTCCAGGAGGAGCGCGACAAGTCCGCCGGTCCGCTGTCCGTCGCCAAGGCCGCCGCGGCCGCGAACCAGGGTGCTCCCCCGGCCCCGGCCAACAGCCTGGTCGAGGGCGTCCGCGACCAGACGGACGCCGCGGCGACCGCCTTCGCCAGCGCCACCGACAAGATCGACAGCGCCCAGGACAAGGACGACACCCTCAAGTCGATCCGCAACAACGTCCTGCAGATCGGCCGCCAGCTCGCCGGCATCGAGGACATCCGCAAGAAGGCGTACCAGAACAGCGCCCAGCAGACGGTCTCCGAGTACAACGGTCTGATCGTCTCGCTGCTCTCGCTCTCCCAGGACATGGCCCAGGCCACCTCCAGCCCGGAGATGATCAAGCGCACGCGCGCCCTGGCCGCCTTCTCCTCCGCCAAGGAGTACGCCTCGATCCAGCGCGCCGTCATCGCCGCGGCGCTCCCCGAGACCGGTGACAAGCCCGGCAAGCTCAGTGAGAACGACCGTCTGTACGCCCTGGCCGCCCAGCGCGGCGAGAGCCAGGCGAAGAAGACCTTCGAACTCGTCTACCAGGGCAAGCCCGAGGAACTCCTCCAGTCGCTCGGCGACGGCAACAGCGAGATCGGCACCGCCGACCACTACGCCCGCCGCGTGCTGACCACCGAGGGGCAGTTCGGCAAGGAGAAGAACCGGTCCTGGATGGACTGGTACGACGCCGACGACACCAAGCTCGCGGCCATGAAGGTCATCGAGCTGACCCTGCTCGACGACATGGAGCAGAAGGCCCGCGAGCTCAAGACCCAGTCGCAGCAGGACGCCATCATCAACGGTGCGCTGATCCTCCTCGTCCTCGGTGTCTCCCTCGTCGGCGCCTTCGTCATGGCCCGCTCGATGATCCGCTCGCTGCGCCGCCTGCAGGACACCGCGACCCGGGTCGCCCAGGAACGTCTGCCCGAGCTCGTCAAGCAGCTCTCCGAGACCGACCCGCAGGACGTCGACACCTCCGTGGAGTCGGTCGGTGTGCACTCGCGCGACGAGATCGGCCAGGTGGCCGCGGCCTTCGACGACGTGCACCGCGAGGCCGTCCGCCTCGCCGCCGAGCAGGCCCTCCTCCGGGGCAACGTCAACGCGATGTTCACCAACCTCTCGCGCCGTTCGCAGGGCCTCATCCAGCGCCAGCTCTCGCTCATCTCCGAGCTGGAGTCGCGCGAGGCCGACCCGGACCAGCTGTCCTCGCTCTTCAAGCTCGACCACCTCGCGACCCGCATGCGCCGTAACGGCGAAAACCTCCTCGTCCTCGCGGGCGAGGAGCCGGGCCGCCGGTGGACCCGCCCCGTCCCGCTCGTCGACGTGCTCCGCGCCGCGGCGTCCGAGGTGGAGCAGTACGAGCGCATCGAACTCTCGTCGGTGCCCGGCACCGACGTCGCCGGCCGCGTCGTCAACGACCTCGTGCACCTGCTCGCCGAGCTGCTGGAGAACGCCACCTCGTTCTCCTCCCCGCAGACCAAGGTCAAGGTGACCGGTCACGCGCTGCCCGACGGCCGCGTGCTGGTCGAGATCCACGACACCGGCATCGGCCTGTCCCCCGAGGACCTGGCCGCGATCAACGAGCGGCTCGCCTCGCCGCCGACCGTGGACGTCTCGGTCTCGCGCCGCATGGGTCTGTTCGTGGTCGGCCGCCTGTCCCTGCGACACGGCATCCGCATCCAGCTGCGCCCCTCCGACTCGGGCGGTACGACGGCACTCGTCATGCTCCCGGTCGATGTGGCCCAGGGCGGCAAGAAGCCCGCTCCGATGCCGGGCCAGGGCGGCCCGGGCATCCCGGGTGCGGCCGGCCAGCAGGGCGCGGTCGCGGGTCAGGGAGCCCGTCCCCCGGTGGGCGCGGCCCCGCAGCGCGGCCAGGTCACCGGCGGCGGTCAGCGTGCCGCGCTGCCCGGCCGCGAGAACTCCGGCCAGCAGCGTCCCCAGGGACAGCAGGGCCAGCAGAACCAGCAGGGCGGCCGGGGTCAGCAGCAGGGCGGCCGCGGCCAGGCCCCGCAGGGCCAGGGCGCCTTCGGCGCGGGTGCGCCGGTGGCCGGTCGCGGTGCGGCGGGCGGGCCCCAGGCCCGTCCGGGCGGCGCGCCGAACGGTGCCACGCAGTCCGGTACCGCGGCCTTCCCGCAGAGCGACCCGTTCGGGCCCGGCACGACGCCCGGCGGACCGCAGGGCAACCACGGCTTCGAGCGTCCGCAGTCCCAGGCGCCGGGTCAGCCCGGTCAGGGCCAGGGCGCGCCGGTGACCCCGCGGGTGCGGCCGCAGCTGCCGCCGCGCGGCGGCGCTCCGCGTCCGGAGCTTCCGGGCGCCGGGACCGCCGCGTCCGCCGGTCTTCCCCCGGCCACGAGCTGGGGCGCCGACCCGGGCCGCCGGGGCGGTCAGGACGTACCGCGCGGGCACGACGAGGTCCAGGGCCCCGGCTCCACGGCCGAGTTCGCCCGCCCGGACTTCAACGCCCCGATGCCCCGCACCGGTGACGCCTCCACCACGGGCCAGTTCGCCCGTCCGGAGTTCCCCGGCCCCCAGGACCCCGCGTCCACCGGCCAGTACCCGGTGGCGGACCTGCGCGGCGCCCAGGACCCCTCCGGCACCGGCCAGTTCGCCCGGCCCGCCTTCCCGGCCGCCCAGGACCCCTCCAGCACGGGCCAGTTCGCCCGTCCGGAGTTCCCCGGCCCCCAGGACCCGGCGTCCACCGGCCAGTTCGCGCGCCCCGACTTCCCGCAGTCCGGGACGGGTCAGTTCGAGCGGGCCGACATACGCGGGCCCCAGGACCCCTCCGCCACCGGCCAGTTCGCGCGGCCCGACTTCGCGGCCCCGCGGACCGGCGGTCCCGGTGGCCCCGGCGTCGGCGGGTACGGCAACCAGGGCGCCCAGCAGGCCCTCCCGGCGCAGCAGGCTCCGCAGCAGTACCAGCCCCAGCAGCCGCAGGCACTGCCTCCGGCCCAGCAGCTGGGTGACGGCCGGACCCCGCTCTTCGACAACCTGGAGTCGAACTGGTTCCGCCAGGAGGGCGAGCAGCCCCCCGGTCAGGCACCGGCCGTACCCCAGCAGCCGCAGCAGGGGCTGCCGACCGGCCCCACGCCGGTTCCCGCTTCCCCGCAGCGCCCGCAGCAGCCGCTGCCGCAGCGCGGCCAGGAGCGTGCGGCCGAGCAGCCCGGGCAGAACCCCGCACCCGGCTCGCCCACGGTGAGCTGGCGCTCCTCCCCCAACGACGAGCTGATGCGGCAGGCCGAGCGCGTGCGCCAGCCCGCCGCGGGCGGGATCACCACCTCGGGCCTGCCCCGCAGGGTGCCCCGGGCCAATCTCGTCGCGGGTACCGCGCAGCAGCAGGCCGAGGCCCAGGCGGGCCCGCAGGTCTCGCGCGCACCCGACGACGTCCGCGGTCGGCTCACCAACCTCCGACGCGGTATCCAGCAGGGCCGTCAGGCCGGCACCACCGGACCGGCGACCGGCAGTTACCACATCGACCCCACTTACCAGCAGGAGCGATAG
- a CDS encoding fumarylacetoacetate hydrolase family protein: MRIARFSIDGNVAFGAVEGDAAPGAEGGLVLDIIKGIPYGDFELSGTKVPLDPSSRDRVRLLPPVLPSKIVAIGRNYAEHAAELGNQVPDAPITFFKPSTSVVGPGDEIAYPSFSQDVHHEAELAVVIGRMCRDVPRERVKDVILGYTCANDLTARDVQQREKQWARAKGFDGACPLGPWIETDLDPSDLAIQCTVNGEQRQLGRTSDMVRSIEDLIVHITEAMTLLPGDVILTGTPAGVGPLNVGDEVAVTIEGIGTLTNKVIKRG, translated from the coding sequence GTGCGCATCGCCAGGTTCTCGATCGACGGAAATGTCGCCTTCGGCGCGGTCGAGGGCGACGCAGCCCCCGGCGCCGAGGGCGGGCTCGTCCTCGACATCATCAAGGGCATCCCGTACGGGGACTTCGAACTGTCGGGTACGAAGGTTCCGCTGGACCCCTCCTCCCGGGACCGGGTCCGGCTGCTCCCGCCCGTGCTGCCCAGCAAGATCGTGGCCATCGGCCGCAATTACGCGGAGCACGCGGCGGAGCTGGGCAACCAGGTCCCGGACGCGCCGATCACCTTCTTCAAGCCCTCCACCTCGGTGGTGGGCCCCGGTGACGAGATCGCGTACCCCTCCTTCTCCCAGGACGTCCACCACGAGGCCGAGCTGGCCGTGGTGATCGGCCGCATGTGCCGTGACGTCCCGCGCGAGCGCGTCAAGGACGTCATCCTCGGCTACACCTGCGCCAACGACCTCACCGCGCGCGACGTCCAGCAGCGCGAGAAGCAGTGGGCCCGGGCCAAGGGCTTCGACGGCGCCTGCCCCCTCGGCCCCTGGATCGAGACCGACCTCGACCCGAGCGACCTGGCCATCCAGTGCACCGTGAACGGCGAACAGCGCCAGCTCGGCCGCACCAGCGACATGGTCCGCTCCATCGAGGACCTGATCGTGCACATCACCGAGGCCATGACGCTGCTCCCGGGCGACGTCATCCTCACGGGGACCCCGGCCGGAGTCGGGCCCCTCAACGTCGGCGACGAGGTCGCCGTCACCATCGAAGGCATCGGCACTCTCACCAACAAGGTGATCAAGCGTGGTTAA
- the gltX gene encoding glutamate--tRNA ligase, translating into MVNGPVRVRFCPSPTGNPHVGLVRTALFNWAFARHHGGTFVFRIEDTDAARDSEESYGQLLDSLRWLGFTWDEGPEVGGPHAPYRQSERMDIYADVAKKLIDGGYAYNCYCSTEELDARRAAARAAGKPSGYDGHCRELSTVQVEAYEGEHRPHIVRFRMPDEPITFTDLVRGELTFTPDNVPDFGILRANGAPLYTLVNPVDDALMEITHVLRGEDLLSSTPRQIALYKALIELGVAKTTPAFGHLPYVMGEGNKKLSKRDPEASLNLYRERGFLPEGLLNYLSLLGWSFSKDQDIFSIEEMVAKFDIPDVNANPARFDLKKAESINGDHIRMLDPKAFADACAPWLTAPHANWAPEDFDTAAWERIAPYAQTRVTVLSDITANVDFLFLKEPVEDQPSWDKAMKGEPAALLTTARANLESADWSDPESLKQAVLTAGEAHGLKLGKAQAPVRVAVTGRTVGLPLFESLEILGKDRSLSRIDAALAKLTA; encoded by the coding sequence GTGGTTAACGGACCTGTCCGCGTACGTTTCTGTCCCTCCCCGACCGGCAACCCGCACGTGGGTCTGGTCCGGACGGCCCTCTTCAACTGGGCGTTCGCCCGCCACCACGGCGGTACGTTCGTCTTCCGCATCGAGGACACCGACGCGGCCCGTGACTCCGAGGAGTCCTACGGCCAGCTGCTCGACTCGCTGCGCTGGCTCGGCTTCACCTGGGACGAGGGCCCCGAGGTCGGCGGCCCGCACGCCCCGTACCGCCAGTCCGAGCGCATGGACATCTACGCGGACGTGGCGAAGAAGCTGATCGACGGCGGCTACGCCTACAACTGCTACTGCTCCACGGAGGAGCTCGACGCGCGCCGCGCCGCCGCCCGCGCGGCCGGCAAGCCCTCCGGCTACGACGGCCACTGCCGCGAGCTGAGCACCGTCCAGGTCGAGGCGTACGAGGGCGAGCACCGCCCCCACATCGTCCGCTTCCGGATGCCCGACGAGCCGATCACCTTCACGGACCTCGTCCGCGGCGAGCTGACCTTCACCCCGGACAACGTGCCGGACTTCGGCATCCTGCGGGCCAACGGCGCCCCGCTGTACACGCTGGTGAACCCGGTCGACGACGCGCTGATGGAGATCACGCACGTCCTGCGCGGCGAGGACCTCCTCTCCTCGACCCCGCGCCAGATCGCCCTGTACAAGGCGCTGATCGAGCTGGGCGTCGCCAAGACCACCCCCGCCTTCGGCCACCTGCCGTACGTGATGGGCGAGGGCAACAAGAAGCTCTCCAAGCGCGACCCCGAGGCCTCGCTCAACCTGTACCGCGAGCGCGGCTTCCTGCCCGAGGGCCTGCTGAACTACCTCTCGCTCCTCGGCTGGTCCTTCTCCAAGGACCAGGACATCTTCTCGATCGAGGAGATGGTCGCGAAGTTCGACATCCCGGACGTCAACGCGAACCCGGCGCGCTTCGACCTCAAGAAGGCCGAGTCGATCAACGGCGACCACATCCGCATGCTGGACCCGAAGGCCTTCGCGGACGCCTGCGCCCCGTGGCTCACGGCCCCGCACGCCAACTGGGCGCCCGAGGACTTCGACACGGCCGCCTGGGAGCGCATCGCGCCCTACGCCCAGACCCGCGTCACGGTCCTCTCGGACATCACCGCGAACGTGGACTTCCTGTTCCTCAAGGAGCCGGTCGAGGACCAGCCCTCGTGGGACAAGGCGATGAAGGGCGAGCCCGCGGCCCTGCTGACCACCGCCCGCGCCAACCTGGAGTCGGCCGACTGGAGCGACCCGGAGTCGCTCAAGCAGGCCGTCCTGACCGCCGGCGAGGCCCACGGCCTCAAGCTCGGCAAGGCGCAGGCCCCGGTCCGCGTCGCGGTCACGGGCCGCACCGTCGGCCTCCCGCTCTTCGAATCCCTGGAGATCCTGGGCAAGGACAGGTCCCTGTCCCGCATCGACGCGGCGCTGGCGAAGCTGACCGCGTAG
- a CDS encoding DUF4241 domain-containing protein, protein MPIAAPDFSWFFTPGSTFSYEEGPTGTLSVVDGGELWLPTGRVVACDPFIGLGGGYVPPFTAEAPPGRYRVQVAMAELTEPGEPAAADPHLRVAAARLVITDTPAVTWELAVKDGQDVAALGEDEFYGYGVDAGAGSFYDQAADDSFPDCEGDEGPLWDAFAAAGHRAGIHLVEGENGHGLAAFSSGFGDGRYPTWVGRDAAGALTCFVTDFFVVPPQEITPA, encoded by the coding sequence GTGCCGATCGCCGCCCCCGATTTCTCCTGGTTCTTCACGCCGGGCAGCACGTTCTCCTACGAGGAGGGCCCCACCGGGACGCTCTCCGTCGTGGACGGTGGTGAGCTGTGGCTGCCCACCGGCCGGGTGGTGGCCTGTGACCCCTTCATCGGCCTGGGAGGCGGGTACGTACCGCCGTTCACCGCCGAGGCGCCGCCGGGACGCTACCGGGTGCAGGTGGCCATGGCCGAGCTGACCGAGCCCGGAGAGCCCGCGGCCGCCGATCCGCACCTGAGGGTCGCCGCCGCCCGCCTGGTGATCACCGACACCCCCGCGGTGACCTGGGAGCTCGCGGTGAAGGACGGCCAGGACGTCGCCGCGCTCGGCGAGGACGAGTTCTACGGCTACGGCGTCGACGCGGGCGCGGGCTCCTTCTACGACCAGGCCGCCGACGACTCCTTCCCCGACTGCGAGGGCGACGAGGGGCCGCTCTGGGACGCCTTCGCAGCCGCCGGGCACCGGGCGGGCATCCACCTGGTCGAGGGAGAGAACGGCCACGGCCTCGCCGCCTTCTCCTCCGGCTTCGGCGATGGCCGCTACCCGACCTGGGTCGGCAGGGACGCGGCGGGCGCCCTCACCTGTTTCGTCACCGACTTCTTCGTCGTGCCCCCGCAGGAGATCACCCCGGCGTAG
- a CDS encoding HAD family hydrolase produces the protein MPIRAVLWDIDDTLFDYTGADTAGLARQLAEEGLEGRYGSPGEALALWREATERHWARFGAGEVTFQGQRWDRVRDFLGAPGMSDADADSWFGRYVRHYKAAWALFPDVLSVLDALADDYRHGLLSNSSATAQEPKMRHLGLRDRFEVLVCAEELGVSKPEAAAFLAACDALGLAPEEVAYVGDQPEIDARGARDAGLTAVWLDRDGGRGQGPDGVHRITGLAQLPDVLAGDTRFGARSGIR, from the coding sequence ATGCCGATACGCGCCGTGCTCTGGGACATCGACGACACCCTCTTCGACTACACCGGGGCCGACACCGCGGGGCTCGCGCGCCAGCTCGCCGAGGAGGGGCTGGAGGGGCGCTACGGGTCCCCGGGCGAGGCGCTCGCGCTGTGGCGGGAGGCCACCGAACGGCACTGGGCGCGCTTCGGCGCCGGGGAGGTCACCTTCCAGGGGCAGCGTTGGGACCGGGTACGGGACTTCCTCGGGGCGCCCGGCATGAGCGATGCCGATGCCGACTCCTGGTTCGGCCGCTACGTCCGGCACTACAAGGCCGCCTGGGCGCTGTTCCCCGATGTGCTGTCCGTACTGGACGCCCTCGCCGACGACTACCGGCACGGGCTGCTCTCCAACTCCTCTGCCACCGCCCAGGAGCCCAAGATGCGCCACCTCGGCCTGCGCGACCGCTTCGAGGTGCTCGTGTGCGCCGAGGAGCTGGGCGTCAGCAAGCCCGAGGCGGCCGCTTTCCTCGCCGCCTGCGACGCGCTGGGGCTGGCGCCGGAGGAGGTGGCGTACGTCGGCGACCAGCCGGAGATCGACGCGCGCGGGGCGCGCGACGCCGGCCTGACGGCGGTCTGGCTCGACCGGGACGGCGGCCGCGGTCAGGGGCCTGACGGGGTGCACCGGATCACCGGTCTCGCACAGCTTCCGGACGTGCTGGCCGGGGATACCCGTTTTGGAGCACGGTCAGGCATCCGGTAA
- the ndgR gene encoding IclR family transcriptional regulator NdgR, with protein sequence MDNSSGVGVLDKAALVLSALESGPATLAGLVAATGLARPTAHRLAVALEHHRMVARDMQGRFILGPRLAELAAAAGEDRLLATAGPVLTHLRDVTGESAQLYRRQGDMRICVAAAERLSGLRDTVPVGSTLPMKAGSAAQILMAWEEPERLHRGLQGARFTATALSGVRRRGWAQSIGEREPGVASVSAPVRGPSNRVVASVSVSGPIERLTRHPGRMHAQAVIDAAARLSEALRRSG encoded by the coding sequence ATGGACAACTCTAGCGGCGTCGGCGTTCTCGACAAGGCAGCTCTGGTATTGAGCGCACTGGAGTCCGGTCCGGCCACCCTCGCCGGGCTGGTCGCGGCGACAGGGCTCGCACGACCCACGGCACATCGCCTTGCCGTGGCACTGGAACACCACCGGATGGTGGCGAGGGACATGCAGGGCCGGTTCATCCTCGGACCGCGGCTGGCGGAGCTCGCCGCCGCGGCCGGCGAGGACCGCCTGCTGGCCACGGCGGGACCGGTGCTCACGCACCTTCGTGACGTGACGGGTGAGAGCGCGCAGCTCTACCGGCGTCAAGGCGACATGCGCATCTGCGTGGCGGCGGCCGAACGGCTGTCGGGTCTGCGGGACACCGTCCCGGTCGGCTCCACGCTTCCGATGAAGGCCGGTTCGGCCGCGCAGATCCTGATGGCCTGGGAGGAGCCCGAGCGGCTCCACCGGGGGCTGCAGGGCGCGCGGTTCACGGCCACGGCCCTGTCCGGCGTACGCCGCCGCGGCTGGGCCCAGTCGATCGGTGAGCGGGAGCCCGGCGTGGCCTCCGTCTCGGCGCCGGTGCGCGGCCCTTCGAACCGGGTGGTGGCCTCCGTATCGGTCTCCGGCCCGATCGAGCGGCTGACCCGGCACCCGGGGCGCATGCACGCCCAGGCCGTCATCGACGCGGCCGCCCGGCTGAGCGAGGCCCTGCGCCGCTCCGGCTGA